The Mycolicibacterium flavescens genome has a segment encoding these proteins:
- the IS1547_1_3 gene encoding IS1547_1 transposase produces the protein MVVVGADVHKRTHTFVAVDEVGRKLGEKTVKALTGGHTEAVMWAREHFGTDVIWAIEDCRHLSARLERDLFALGQKVVRVPPKLMAQTRASARTRGKSDPIDALAVARGFLREPDLPVAAHDEVSRELKLLVDRREDLVAQRTATINRLLWRVHELDPAHAPKARSLNLAKHRRLLGDWLHTQTGIVAELARDELADISRLTETIDGLAKRIGARVRQVAPVLLAMPGCGELTAAKLVGETAGVTRFKSEAAFARHAGVAPVPVWSGNTRGRVRMTRSGNRQLNTALHRIAVTQIRLQGLGQTYYRHRITNGDSTPEALRCLKRRLARVVYGHLHTDHNNRQKPCQAAAA, from the coding sequence ATGGTTGTTGTTGGAGCCGATGTACACAAGCGCACGCATACCTTCGTCGCCGTCGACGAGGTAGGCCGCAAGCTCGGCGAGAAGACCGTCAAGGCCCTCACCGGCGGGCATACCGAAGCGGTGATGTGGGCCCGTGAGCATTTCGGAACCGATGTCATCTGGGCGATCGAAGACTGCCGGCATCTGTCAGCGCGTCTAGAGCGCGACCTGTTCGCGTTGGGGCAGAAAGTGGTGCGGGTCCCGCCCAAGCTGATGGCCCAGACCCGGGCCTCGGCCCGCACCCGGGGTAAGTCCGATCCCATCGATGCGCTGGCAGTCGCTCGTGGTTTCCTGCGTGAGCCCGATCTGCCGGTAGCCGCTCATGACGAGGTGTCGCGTGAACTCAAGCTGTTGGTGGATCGACGCGAAGACCTTGTGGCACAACGCACTGCGACGATTAACCGGCTGCTGTGGCGGGTTCACGAGCTCGATCCCGCCCATGCCCCCAAGGCGCGCTCGTTGAATCTGGCCAAGCACCGCAGACTGCTCGGCGACTGGCTGCACACCCAAACCGGCATCGTCGCCGAGTTGGCCCGCGACGAGCTGGCCGACATCAGCCGCCTCACCGAGACCATCGACGGGTTGGCCAAACGGATCGGTGCCCGTGTCCGCCAGGTCGCCCCGGTGTTGCTGGCCATGCCGGGATGTGGCGAGCTGACCGCGGCCAAACTCGTCGGCGAAACCGCCGGGGTGACCCGATTCAAGAGCGAGGCGGCCTTCGCGCGTCACGCCGGGGTGGCCCCGGTGCCGGTATGGTCGGGCAACACCCGCGGACGAGTCCGTATGACCCGCTCGGGCAACCGCCAACTCAACACCGCCCTACACCGCATCGCCGTCACCCAAATCCGCCTCCAGGGCCTCGGACAGACCTATTACCGCCACCGCATCACCAACGGCGACTCCACACCCGAAGCCCTGCGCTGCCTCAAACGCCGCCTGGCCCGCGTCGTCTACGGCCACCTGCACACCGACCACAACAATCGTCAAAAGCCTTGCCAAGCGGCAGCGGCTTGA
- the nfdA_2 gene encoding putative TIM-barrel fold metal-dependent hydrolase has product MTTLLLNGRVHSPAMPDATALAVRDRVIAWLGSDDVGRSQFPDARIIDLDGGFVAPAFVDCHIHLTATGLTFSGLDLRPATSLQHCLQLLADHARRYPDGPIWAHGWDESDWPQHTPPRVDDIDAVVGDRPAYLARVDVHSAAASTALRTLCPGLADATGYDPQRPLTSDAHHLVRAAARAGLTARQRADAHAAALDAVAAHGIVAVHECAGPDIGGLDDWDEIRVLDHGVEVVGYWGEAVATADEARALIDRTGARGLAGDLFVDGALGSRTAWLQEPYADAPGCVGNTYLDPSAIAAHLQACTEAGITAGFHVIGDAAVTAVVDAFESVVASSGAPAVARCGHRLEHLEMVTSEQAHKLGAWGVLASMQPNFDALWGGDTGMYAQRLGAQRARSLNPFALLASQGVPLAFGSDSPVTGIDPWATLRAAARHQTPGSALSARAAFAALTRGAWRAAGVRDGLAGTLVPGAPASYAIWEADELEVSAPADAVQRWSTDRRSRVPPLPRLDAPSPRCRQTVHRGVVIHG; this is encoded by the coding sequence GTGACGACCCTTCTGCTCAACGGGCGGGTGCACAGCCCCGCCATGCCCGACGCCACGGCGCTGGCCGTGCGCGACCGTGTGATCGCATGGTTGGGCAGCGACGACGTCGGCCGTAGCCAGTTTCCCGACGCGCGGATCATCGACCTCGACGGTGGCTTCGTCGCGCCCGCCTTCGTCGACTGTCACATCCATCTCACCGCCACCGGGCTCACGTTCTCCGGGCTCGACCTGCGGCCCGCCACCTCGCTACAGCACTGCCTGCAGTTGCTCGCAGACCACGCGCGCCGCTACCCCGACGGCCCGATCTGGGCCCACGGCTGGGACGAATCGGACTGGCCGCAGCACACCCCGCCTCGAGTCGATGACATCGACGCTGTCGTGGGGGACCGGCCGGCCTACCTCGCCAGGGTCGACGTGCACTCGGCGGCGGCCTCCACCGCGCTGCGCACGCTGTGCCCGGGCCTGGCCGACGCGACCGGATACGACCCGCAGCGGCCGCTGACCAGCGACGCTCACCACCTGGTCCGCGCCGCGGCCCGGGCCGGTCTGACCGCCCGACAGCGTGCCGACGCGCATGCCGCCGCGCTCGACGCAGTGGCAGCGCACGGCATCGTCGCGGTGCACGAATGCGCGGGCCCCGACATCGGCGGCCTCGACGACTGGGATGAGATCCGCGTCCTCGACCACGGCGTCGAGGTCGTCGGCTACTGGGGCGAAGCGGTCGCCACGGCCGACGAGGCACGCGCACTGATCGACCGCACCGGCGCCCGCGGCCTGGCGGGTGACCTCTTCGTCGACGGGGCACTGGGCTCGCGCACTGCGTGGCTGCAGGAGCCCTACGCCGACGCGCCCGGCTGTGTCGGAAACACCTACCTCGACCCCAGCGCCATCGCGGCCCACCTGCAGGCGTGCACGGAGGCGGGCATCACGGCCGGCTTCCACGTGATCGGCGACGCCGCCGTCACCGCAGTCGTCGACGCGTTCGAGTCCGTCGTCGCATCCTCGGGCGCCCCCGCGGTCGCCCGGTGCGGGCACCGACTCGAACATCTGGAGATGGTCACCTCAGAACAGGCGCACAAGCTCGGCGCCTGGGGCGTGCTCGCCAGCATGCAACCGAATTTCGATGCGCTCTGGGGCGGCGACACCGGCATGTACGCCCAACGTCTCGGGGCGCAGCGAGCCAGATCGCTGAACCCGTTCGCGCTGTTAGCATCCCAAGGCGTGCCCCTCGCGTTCGGCTCGGACAGCCCCGTCACCGGGATCGACCCCTGGGCGACGCTGCGCGCGGCGGCGCGACACCAGACGCCGGGCAGTGCACTCTCGGCGCGCGCGGCGTTCGCAGCACTCACCCGAGGTGCGTGGCGCGCCGCAGGTGTGCGAGACGGGTTGGCGGGCACCCTCGTTCCCGGTGCACCGGCGTCGTACGCGATATGGGAAGCCGACGAACTCGAGGTGAGCGCGCCCGCCGACGCGGTGCAACGGTGGTCCACCGACCGG
- a CDS encoding protein affecting phage T7 exclusion by the F plasmid, whose product MAMRLFVLYVVIETAVVVALVSTIGIGWTLLLLLTTFVLGFALAGSQIRRHVGRLRAGLTPATLHGTAADSVLVALGTVLVAIPGLASSVAGALLLLPPTRAAGRPLLTALAARRAPLITAGMAGWGAATKRNDYIDGEVVDVVDVDPPAVERPRPPADGL is encoded by the coding sequence ATGGCGATGCGGCTGTTTGTCCTCTATGTGGTCATCGAGACCGCGGTCGTGGTGGCTCTGGTGTCGACGATCGGCATCGGCTGGACGCTACTGCTGCTGCTCACGACGTTCGTGCTGGGTTTCGCGCTGGCCGGATCGCAGATCAGGCGTCACGTCGGCAGGTTGCGTGCGGGCCTGACCCCGGCGACCCTGCACGGCACCGCCGCCGACAGTGTCCTGGTCGCGCTCGGCACAGTGCTCGTCGCGATCCCCGGGCTGGCCAGTTCGGTCGCGGGGGCGCTGCTCCTGCTGCCACCGACGCGGGCCGCGGGGCGCCCGCTGCTGACCGCGCTCGCCGCCCGCCGGGCGCCGCTGATCACCGCGGGAATGGCGGGGTGGGGAGCGGCTACCAAGCGGAATGACTACATCGACGGTGAGGTCGTCGACGTGGTCGACGTCGACCCGCCCGCCGTGGAGCGCCCGCGTCCGCCCGCCGACGGGCTGTGA